Below is a genomic region from Ascaphus truei isolate aAscTru1 chromosome 8, aAscTru1.hap1, whole genome shotgun sequence.
TCAACTCGATTTTGAAATCTGGTGTATTCAGGATTAATCAAGTCCTCTATTTTTAGCTGGAGCATTTTGATAGTTAGGCATCCTCGAGTATATTTTTGTTACATCCTCTAGAAAGAAAGCATTCAAATAGTTCCTTAGGTCTAGATTCAAAATCTTCCATATTGGAACAATTACGACGTAAGCGTAAAAATTGTCCATAAGTTATACCTCTAAAAAGACTATGATTGTGATAACTGGTTGCATGTAATAAAGGATTTCTTGAATGTTCTATATCTATCTAAATAACTAATCTATCTATATAACTAATCTATCTATATAACGTCGGCCAAAATGAATCAAATGACGATAGTGGTTTCCCTCTCCAAACACATGGGATGCTTCCCACCAACCCAtcaaaaggttggcataggagggcgcAAAACAtgtgcccatagctgtcccacttgtttggagatagaaacgcCCATACCTCTTTCTATTGACATCCCTAAATCACAAGCTGGTGCACATGGGGCCACATTGAACTTGATACTTGTCCCCCATCCCCCCGTGTCTCTGCAGAATGTCATTAACACCATGTGTGGGTATGAGACCCAGAACCGCAAGTACTGGGAGGCACAGGATTTGATCTACTTAGACGGCTGTTTGAACAAGATCGTGAGCTGGGGCCGGGGAAACCTTCTACTCCTTGGGGGGCTGGCGTTAGGACTAATCTTCCTGGAGGTAAAGAACCTTATTACCATGTGGATTAAgggctcttaaagctgcagttcaagctgccgttttaaaaatgatatatattttttccccattcaatatgtgggGGAATTAAgccaggttctcctgcttcatTCTCAGTGCCCTTGTTTAAAGAGTCAGTGTCTGACTCCCCAAGCCGCTCCTCCTATATTTAGGCATTACGATTTGcggtgtttatttttttgtttttcctgtgttttcattttatttaaacaAAGAAATGTGTTTATCCGTGTTAAACAAAAATGGACACTCATTTGAATTCAGTGTTTATCTGGGCACTTTGTTTTAGTATCCATTCGTCCCTTGAGTTGCCTTTGCTTCCTATCTGCGGCTGGGTTTCTACAAGAGATCTAATTCATTAAGAAATTCCGCTTCATTTATGGTTTTAATCGGTTTTACCTGGAAGTGAAACATCAGTCTGTGTTTCTTTCAGTGTTTCTCGGTTAAAACCTGAAGCTGGAATCCCTCATTATAATACAGTGCAACATATTCCTGTCCAGAAAGGAAAGGGGGACACATTAAAATGCTGCCTTAATTACCAATCTTTTCTTCTCTGCCCTAGGTGTTAGTAACCTGTTTGGCTGTAATTCTTGTTTATCAGATCAACATTATACTGAAGAGAAGGGAAATGATCAAGAGAAAGGGCAGTGTGTGGAGTGAGGGCGTGGAGGACAGAGagtgtgtggaagagagagagagcgtggaaGAGAGCATGgaagacagagagtgtgtggaagagagagagtgcatggaagagagagagtgcatggaagagagagagtgcatggaagagagagagtgcatggaAGTGAGAGAGTGCATGGAAGTGAGAGAGTgcatggaagagagagagtgcatggaAGAGATTGAGTACTTTGAGGAGATTGAGTGCGTGGAAGAGAGTAGGCGCgtggaagagagagtgtgtgtgtatgtggagccctGCTTATCACAAGGACATTCCATGTGGCACTGACATTGCACCCAGGGCTGAACACCACACAGCCCACTGACCCCAAGGACTTACAATCATCTCTCCGGAAGCGAAAGGGAGAATGATAAAATGACCTACCCAAGGTGCTGGAAATGGATCTTTGACTGgaacctcccaaccccccccccccccgcacccacttcaaagacaagCCCTGCCACAAATCAACTGTGAATGTCAGAAGACTTGAAGCCAAGGCCCCGAAGGAGGGAGCCGGTGGGTGAGGGACCCCTGTGGAATAATGTCGCAGTGGCCGACATCTGCCTTTGAAGGGGATTCCCCCCCCAAAATCTATAGCCCGGACTGTGATCAACATGATGTTAATTAGTTAAGGTGCGCATCTGCCCCTGTCTCCCCACCCCCTGCTTCTTTAACTCCTGCAGGGCTGAAGAGAGCAGCAAAGTATTCCTATTCCGCCCGACACTGAAGAGGTTAATACACACTAGACTGTCAATATATTGAGACCCCCGATATATATGATACCAAGGACAAATGCCCTATTTTGCCTCTGTCGGTTCATCCTTCTCAGGGTATCAGGGGCCGCCCCAGTAAATGGAAGATACAGAAATGTGAATATTGATGTTACAGTGTATTTTATATCTTCTTATTGTTGTAATCTGTTTCCAAACCGTCACCCCAAATAAACCCTATTTCTTTAGTTTGTGGCTATGGTAAAACTCCCCTTACCTGTGTGTAATGTGGCAACGTCATTTGGTACCTGAGCACCAACGAGAATGTTCTGTGCAACAATTCTGAACAAGCAGTGgtgtaacccaggggtgctcaactccagtcctcaaagccccccaacaggtcaggttttcaggatagcccagcttcagtacaggtggctcagtcaaagactgagccacctgtgctgaagcaggtactggctgagccatctgtgctgaagcagggaccgattgagacacttgtgcggaagcagggatatcctgaaaacctgacctgttggggggtgggggggaggggcttgaggactggagttgagcaccccttgtGTAAGTGACCCACAAAGGAATAGTAATGGACCACACTCCCCTAAATCTCTGAAATAACAGGACAAAACTCCCAGGATTTGACCTTAGAAATGTATAATATTAGCGAGTACAAACgaaggagaatatatatatatatataagatcgGTATCTTGACCCCCAGAGATTGAAGTAGATCTTTCTAGGGGTAATAGATTTATGCTGGAGTGGTTGTGGAGGTGCGTGAGATATGGCTCATATATGGTGGTTTTGCCTGAAAATTCGGACGTTTTGGGTAATGGTTCAAAATCTGATAGGAGAAACTATGGAAATAAGAATCCCCTTAGATCCGCTCACGATGGTTCTGGCAAAACACATTGAGAATGTAAACCGAAATACAAACACATTCGTGTCACATATTCTGATGGCTGCAAGACGTTCCATTGCAGGGGCCTGGGAAAAGACTCAGCCGTCCTCTAGGAGAGAGATCGGACCAAAAGTAAAGGAGGTCCAACAATGGAGAgattaaggcctgggacccgctgcgcccggcggcacgGGCGACCACacaagcgttccccaccagcaggggaatcctcccgagccggtcccggtcccccctggctgcacagctcactacacgctgtgacgcgtcagccgctaggggatacaagagaattgtaatcccaagcgtcgacgcgtcacgtggtgtggctgtgagccaatggggaggggaggcttcgggaggaggggcggcttcggggagtggggaggagtgtggaggaaaagcagcgtgagtgcctgtctgtgtgtgtgtctgagtgcctatctgtgtttgtatatgtgtgtgcctgagtgcgtgagtgcctgcgtgtgtgtgtgtgtgtgtttgtgtatgtgtgtgcctgagtgcgtgagtgcctgtctctgtgtgtgtgtgtgtgtgcgtgtgtgtgttgcacaTACCAATATATACGGATGCTGTTAATATTTGTAAAGAAATAGATGATTCCGAAGGGCTCAAACAGAAGATCATGAGCTTGGATGTCAGGACGGGGTAGCGggtccgcttaaaccacgccccctccctcccactccagccccggctcccgcttcccccagaccgcatatcgcggtctgtgtatgtcagcgccccgcctgtctgcagtgcgggcgcgctgactctgggagcgggccttagcctaacagagTTTCTaggtgtagccaagtccccttgggctacgaattctctggcccctctagcactgtaagtcccagtaaagagtgggcagtgttgggagcaaaccctgcagggcctggttgtattgttatatgtgtacctaataaagttcaggagtagcctggtattacaagggggggcctatgactgataggaggccggcttataagccactcccctgggaaagagggggtttccctctagaggttagagtaaggctgcgtccaaaAAGCCTTCGCCTGCGCGGAGGTGTGCGCGTCCGTA
It encodes:
- the LOC142501368 gene encoding tetraspanin-33-like isoform X2, whose amino-acid sequence is MRTNQIVKYSLFVSCYIFWVASGLMISVGVYAKLSREASIMDSLTTDPALILITVGILMFAVTFVGCMGALRDLHFLLKIVLEKAAILMSKAITQYRQDLDLQNFIDYVQKKFECCGVTAYTDWSQNIYFNCIDANPSLERCGVPYSCCIKEKGQNVINTMCGYETQNRKYWEAQDLIYLDGCLNKIVSWGRGNLLLLGGLALGLIFLEVLVTCLAVILVYQINIILKRREMIKRKGSVWSEGVEDRECVEERESVEESMEDRECVEERECMEERECMEERECMEERECMEVRECMEVRECMEERECMEEIEYFEEIECVEESRRVEERVCVYVEPCLSQGHSMWH
- the LOC142501368 gene encoding tetraspanin-33-like isoform X1, with translation MRTNQIVKYSLFVSCYIFWVASGLMISVGVYAKLSREASIMDSLTTDPALILITVGILMFAVTFVGCMGALRDLHFLLKIFAWMLLFILILQLVAAVLGFLFSGMVLEKAAILMSKAITQYRQDLDLQNFIDYVQKKFECCGVTAYTDWSQNIYFNCIDANPSLERCGVPYSCCIKEKGQNVINTMCGYETQNRKYWEAQDLIYLDGCLNKIVSWGRGNLLLLGGLALGLIFLEVLVTCLAVILVYQINIILKRREMIKRKGSVWSEGVEDRECVEERESVEESMEDRECVEERECMEERECMEERECMEERECMEVRECMEVRECMEERECMEEIEYFEEIECVEESRRVEERVCVYVEPCLSQGHSMWH